A stretch of DNA from Nocardioides sp. Arc9.136:
GCGTCGCTGCCGTGGCCGATCGCGAGGCCGTAGACCCACAGCAGGAGGTAGACCAGGCCGCCGCCGGCGAGGTACGCCGCGGAGGCGGTGGCCTTGCGGGCCACGGCGAGCCCGACGACGCCGAAGAGCAGGTGGACGACGTTGTGCAGGACCGAGACCTGGAAGACGCCGAGGAGCTTCGCGTGGCTCTCGTGGCCGGCGATCTCGAGCTGGTCGTAGTTCGTCGTGATGCCGGGGATGAAGCCGGCGATGCCGACGAGCAGGAAGACCGCGCCGTACACGAGCGCGGCGGTGCGGAGGAACGGGACGGCCTTGGACGGTCCGGCCGGGCCGGTGTGGGTGGCATCCATCACGGGCTCCTTCCTTGATCGGGTCGGGGACATACCGGGGGTACCCCGCGGCCGCACGACCAGCCCCACCCCGGCGGGGAGGAGTGCGCCGGGCACTCCCTGGGCACCGCCCGGAGGACTTCACGAACCGTCTCAGGAGGACATGCACATGGCACAGCTGGTGCTCGGGCTGTGGGCGGCCACGGCGTTCTTTGGTGCCTACATGTTCAGCTTCACCCTCGGCGCGGCCCGCTCGCGGGCCGAGGCCGAGCCCGGTCAGCTCACGAGCAAGCTGCCGCCGTTCGCCACGTTCGTGCACCCGCTCTTCGGGCTCGCCGGGCTGGCGCTGTGGATCGCCTACCTCGCCGCGGGCCAGCAGTCGCTGGCGTGGATCACCCTGGTCGTGCTGATCGCCGGCGCCGGCATCGGCGACGTCCTGCTGGTCAAGACGCTGGGCTCCCGCAAGGACGCCGAGCACACTGTCGAGGACCGGATCCCGACCTCGGCGATGGCGATCCACGGCATCCTCGCCGTCGCCACGATCGGCGCCGTGCTGCTGGTCTGCCTCGGCGTGGACAGCCAGGAGGGCGACGACGACGCCGACTTCGGCAAGACCATGGCGCCGGTCGTCCAGCCCGTCCAGCCCGTCCAGGTCGCGCGATGAGCGCCGAGGGCCTCGACGAGGTCTGGGACGACTGGAAGGAGGCGGTCAACATGACCGCCTCGGAGCTGGAGTCGTGGCTGGAGAGCGACGACTCCCGGCGCGTCGGCCAGAAGTCCGGCGGCGGCGAGTCCACCGGCCACAAGTCGGGGAAGCGCATCGTGGGGATCCTGCGCACCAAGAAGGGCGACCTGACCGACGCCGACGTCGCGCACATGCGCAAGGTCGTCGGCTACGTGCACCGCCACCTCGCCCAGGGGCCGGACAAGGACGTCGAGCACAGCGACTGGCGCTACTCGCTGATGAACTGGGGCCACGACCCGACGAAGGGGTGACCCGCCCGCTCAGGCGGTGAGCTCCCCGAGCGCGGTGGCCACGGCGTCGATCCCCCGCTCGACCTCGACGAAGCTCGTGCTGAGCGGGGAGAGCCCGACCCGGAGGCCCGACGGCGGCCGGAAGTCGGGCACGACCCCCCGCTGCCAGAGCAGGGCGGTCACCTCCCGGAATGCCGGGTGCTCGAGCATCACGTGCGCCCCGCGCCCGGCGGGGTCCCGCGGGCTCGCCAGCCGGACGCCGTACGTCGCCAGCCGCTCGTCGGCGAGCGCGACCGCGTGCTCGGTCAGCGCCATCGCCTTCGCGCGGACCGCCGGCATGCCGGCCTCCTCGACGAGGTCGAGCATCGCCTGCAGCGGCTGCATCGCGAGCACCGGCGGGGTCCCGGTGAGCATCCGCCGGATGCCGGGGGCGGGCTCGTAGCCCGGCCCCATCGCGAACGGGTCGGCGTGGCCCATCCAGCCCCACAGCGGCTGCTGGACCTCCGGCACCAGGTCGGCGCGGACGTAGGCGAAGGCGGGGGAGCCGGGGCCGCCGTTGAGGTACTTGTAGGTGCAGCCGACCGCGAGGTCCGCGCCCCACGCGTCGAGCTCGACCTCGACCGACCCGGCCGAGTGGCTGAGGTCCCAGACGACGAGCGCGCCGGCGTCGTGGACCAGGGTGGTGAGCGCCGCCCCGTCGGCCACGTGGCCGGACCGGAACGCGACGTGGCTGAGCAGCACCAGGGCCGTCCGCGGGCCGAGCGCAGGCACGAGGTCGTCGGCGGTGACGCCGGCGTCGGGGTGCGCCTCGACCCAGCGGACCTCGAGCCCGCACTCGGCGGCGACCCCCTCGACCAGGTAGCGGTCGGTGGGGAAGTTGTCGCGGTCGACGACCACCTCGCGCCGGCCGGGCCGCGCGTCAACGGCCGCCCGCAGGAGCTTGTAGAGCAGCACCGAGGTCGAGTCGCCGACGACGACCTGGCCGGGGCCGGCGCCGAGGACCACCCGGCCGAGCCGGTCGCCGACCCGCGTCGGCTCGTCCATCCAGGACTCGTCCCAGCTGCGGATCAGCCGGTCGCCCCACGCGCCCTCGACGAACTCCGCCAGCCGCCCCGCCACGGTCGCCACCGGCCGGCCCAGCGAGTTGCCGTCGAGGTAGGCGACCACCGAGGGGTCCTCGGCGCCGACGAAGCGGGAGCGGTACGCCGCGAGCGGGTCGCGCGCGTCGAGCTCGGCCGACGTCGGCCGCGCGCTCACGCGCCCACCTCGCTGCGCACGGCGTACAGCTCGGGGAAGAAGGTGAGGTCCAGCGCCCGGCGCAGGAAGTCGACGCCGGAGGACCCGCCGGTGCCGCGCTGGAAGCCGATGGTCCGCTGCACGGTCCGCAGGTGCCGGAAGCGCCACTCCTGGACGTCGTCCTCGAGGTCGACGAGGTCCTCGCACGCCTCGTAGAGGCCCCAGGGCAGGTCGCGCTCCTCGTAGACCCGCCGGAAGACCGGCACCAGGTCCTCGCGGAAGGTCCACGGCTCCCGGACGTCGCGCTCCAGCACGTCGGCCGGCACGGCGAGGCCCTGGCGGGCGAGCAGCCGCAGGAACGCGTCGTACAGCGTGGGCTCCTCCAGCAGCGTGGACAGCAGGGCGTGCGCCTCGGGCTCGGACTCGAAGACCCGCAGCATGCCGGGCGCCTTGTTGCCCAGCAGGAACTCGACCGCGCGGTACTGGTGGGACTGGAACCCCGAGCTGCTGCCGAGGGCGCCGCGGAACTCGGAGTACTCCCGCGGCGTGAGCGTCGCGAGCACCGACCACTGCTGGATCAGCGTGCGCATCGTCGCCTTGACCCGGGCCAGGCACTTCAGCGCCGGGGCGAGCTGGTCGCGGTCCATCAGCGCCCGCGCCTCGCGCAGCTCGTGGAGCACCAGCTTCAGCCACAGCTCGGAGGTCTGGTGCTGGATGATGAAGAGCAGCTCGTCGTGGTGCTCGGGCCGGCTGCGTGGGTGCTGGGCCGCGAGCAGCCGGTCCAGGTCGAGGTAGCGGCCGTAGCTCATCGCGCCGTGGAAGTCGGTGCGCACACCCGCCTCGAGCGGCCGCGTGGCCGAGGGGTGCTCGTGGGTGTCCGGGGTCATGCGGGCGACGGTATCCCCGCCGGGTGCTCGCGTCGCGCTGGTCCTCCGCCGACGGCTCCCTCCGCGCAGTGCGCCCCCCATGGCCCTGCGCAGCCTCCCCGGACGGGAGCCGTCGACGGACGAGTCCTCCCCGGGCCGCGGACGGTTGAAACGTCTACCGTCCGAGCACGGCGCAGCCGCCCACCTCGTCGTCGAGGACGATCTCGGTCCGCAGGCCCGCGGCGCGCAGCAGCGCGGCCGAGCGCTCCGCCTGGTGGCGACCGGTCTCGACCAGCACGGTCGCGCCGGGCGCCAGCCACGGCGTCGCGCCGGCGGCCACCCGGCGCTGGACGTCGAGGCCGTCGCCACCGCCGTCGAGGGCCACGCGGTGCTCGTGGTCGCGCGCCTCGGGCGGCATCAGGGCGACGTCGCCGGTCGGGACGTACGGCGCGTTCGCGACCAGCACGTCCACCCGGCCGAGCAGGTGGCGCGGCAGGGCGTCGAAGAGGTCGCCCTCGTGCACCGTGGCCGGGGGCAGGTTCCGCCGCGCGCAGGCGACGGCCGCCGGGTCGAGGTCAGCCGCGTGCACGTCGGCGTCGGGCCGGGCCGCGCGGACGGCGGCGGCCACCGCGCCGGAGCCGCAGCACAGGTCGACGACCACCGCGCCGGCCGCGCGCCGCGCCAGCCGGTCGAGCGCGAGCCGCACCAGCAGCGTCGTACGCCGCCGGGGGACGAAGACGCCCGGCTCGACCACCACCCGCAGCCCGGCGAACTCCGCCCACCCCAGCACCTGCTCCAGCGGGAGGCCGGCGACGCGGGCCGCGACGAGGCGGTCGAGGTCGGTGGCGTCGGCGGCCTGGCCGACCAGCAGCTCGGCCTCCTCCTCGGCGAAGACGCACCCGGCGGCGCGCAGCCGCGCCACCACGGTGCTCGCCGTCGTCATGCCGTCATTGTGACGGCTGCCCGCAGAACTGGAACGCGTTACAGTTTCGCGGGTGACCGCTCCCGACGTCTTCGCCCCCGCCACCCTCGGCCCGGTGCGCCTGCGCAACCGGACGGTCAAGGCCGCGACGTTCGAGGGCCGCACCCCGCAGGGGCAGGTCACCGACGAGCTCATCGACTACCACCTCGCGCCGGTCCGTGGCGGCGTGGCGCTGACCACGGTGGCCTACCTGGCGGTGGCGCCCGAGGGGCGCACCCACCGCGAGGTGATCGTGGTCGGGGAGGACACCCTCGCCGGGCTGGCCCGGCTCGCCGACGCCGTGCACGCCGAGGGTGCCGCGATCGCGGGCCAGGTGGGCCACGCGGGCCCGGTGGCCAACGGCCGCTCCAACGGCGTCCGGGCGATCGCCGCCAGCGGCATGCCGAGCCCGCTGTCGATGCAGATGATCCGGTCGGCGACCGAGGCCGACCTGACCCGGGTGACCCGGGCGTACGTCGCCGCCGCGCGCACGTTGATCCGCGCCGGGTTCGACGTGCTCGAGCTGCACATGGCGCACAGCTACCTCATCTCCTCCTTCCTCGCGCCCGGCCTCAACCGCCGCGGGGACCGCTGGGGCGGCTCGCTGGAGAACCGTGCCCGCCTCGCCCGCCAGGTCGCCCGCGCGGTCCGCGACGAGGTCGGCGACGAGGTCGCGGTGACCGCGAAGGTGTCCACCTCCGACGGCTTCAAGGGCGGGGTCACCACCGAGGCCGGGCTCGAGGTGACGCGGCTGCTCGAGGCCGACGGCAACCTCGACGCGCTCCAGCTCTCCGGTGGCAGCTCGCTGATGAACCCGATGTACCTCTTCCGCGGCGGCACCCCGGTCGCGGAGTTCGCCGCCGCCATGCCGCTGCCGGTGCGGCTCGGGATGCGCACGCCGGTCGGCCGGTCGTTCATGAAGTCCTATGAGTTCCACGAGGGCTACTTCCGCGACAAGGCCCTGCGGTTCCGTGAGGCGCTGTCGATGCCGCTGATGTTCCTCGGCGGGGTCAACCGGCTGGAGACGATGCAGCAGGCGATGGCCGACGGCTTCGAGTACGTCGCCCTGGGCCGCGCCCTGCTCCGCGAGCCGGACCTGCTGGCGCGGATGCAGGCCGGCCGCGCCGTCGAGGGCGTCTGCATCCACTGCAACCGGTGCATGCCCACCATCTACGCCGACGGCGGCACTCGCTGCCCGGTCGCCCTCGAGCTGACCGCCTCGCCTGCCTGAGCGGCTTGTAACGCGCTGTTCGACGATCTACCGCGCCGACCGATCGACGCGGTAGACCCGCGAACGGCGCGTTGCAAGCAACGTCGGCGACCCTTCCGCAAATCTAGAACGTGTTCTAAGTTGTGCCCCATGTCACAGGTCATCCCCGAGAAGCCCCTGCGCGTCGTCGTCTGGTCGACCGGGACCATCGGCCGGCACGCGATCGCCGGCATCGACGCCCACCCGGACCTCGAGCTGGTCGGGGTGTGGGTCTCCAACCCGGCCAAGGACGGCCGCGACGCCGGCGAGCTGGCCGAGCTCGGCCGCGAGCTGGGCATCCTGGCGACGACCGACCGCGACGCGCTGGTCGCGCTGGCGCCCGACGCGATCGTGCACACCGCGATGGCCGACGACCGGGTCTTCGAGTGCATCGAGGACCTGGTCGGCTTCGTCGAGGCGGGGATCAACGTGACCAGCAGCGGACCCGTGCTGCTGCAGTGGCCGGAGGGGATCCTGCCGCCGGAGATGATCGAGCGGATCGAGGACGCCTGCCGCCGCGGGGGCGCGAGCCTGCACGTCAACGGCATCGACCCCGGGTTCGCCAACGACGTGCTGCCGCTGGTGATGACGAGCCTGTCCCAGCGCATCGACGAGGTGCGCGTGCTGGAGGTCTGCGACTACTCGACCTACTACCAGCCGGTGGTGATGGGCGAGATGTTCGGCTTCGGCAAGCCGATGGAGGAGCTCGGCATGCTCTGGCACCCCGGCATCCTCACCATGGCGTGGGGCAGCGTCGTGCGGCAGATCGCGGCCGCCCTCGACGTCACCCTCGACGAGCCGCTGACCGAGGAGGTGGACCGTCGCCCGGCCGCCCGGGACACCAGCTCGGTCTCCGGCGACATCGCCGCCGGGACCCTGGGCGCGGTGCGCTTCCAGGTGATCGGCAAGGTCGATGGCGTGCCGCGCGTGGTGCTCGAGCACGTCACCCGCACCGACGCCGCCGAGCACGACGACTGGGAGCGCCCGCCGGCCGGCACCGACGGCTGCTACCGCGTCCGCATCACCGGCGAGCCGATGATGCAGGTCGACTTCCTCCACCACGGCGAGCACGGCGACCACAACGTCAGCGGCATGATCACCACCGCGCAGCGGATCGTGAACGCCCTGCCCGCCGTCGTCGCCGCCGAGCCCGGCATCGTCCGCG
This window harbors:
- a CDS encoding DUF3140 domain-containing protein, with translation MSAEGLDEVWDDWKEAVNMTASELESWLESDDSRRVGQKSGGGESTGHKSGKRIVGILRTKKGDLTDADVAHMRKVVGYVHRHLAQGPDKDVEHSDWRYSLMNWGHDPTKG
- the kynA gene encoding tryptophan 2,3-dioxygenase; this translates as MTPDTHEHPSATRPLEAGVRTDFHGAMSYGRYLDLDRLLAAQHPRSRPEHHDELLFIIQHQTSELWLKLVLHELREARALMDRDQLAPALKCLARVKATMRTLIQQWSVLATLTPREYSEFRGALGSSSGFQSHQYRAVEFLLGNKAPGMLRVFESEPEAHALLSTLLEEPTLYDAFLRLLARQGLAVPADVLERDVREPWTFREDLVPVFRRVYEERDLPWGLYEACEDLVDLEDDVQEWRFRHLRTVQRTIGFQRGTGGSSGVDFLRRALDLTFFPELYAVRSEVGA
- a CDS encoding diacylglycerol kinase codes for the protein MSQVIPEKPLRVVVWSTGTIGRHAIAGIDAHPDLELVGVWVSNPAKDGRDAGELAELGRELGILATTDRDALVALAPDAIVHTAMADDRVFECIEDLVGFVEAGINVTSSGPVLLQWPEGILPPEMIERIEDACRRGGASLHVNGIDPGFANDVLPLVMTSLSQRIDEVRVLEVCDYSTYYQPVVMGEMFGFGKPMEELGMLWHPGILTMAWGSVVRQIAAALDVTLDEPLTEEVDRRPAARDTSSVSGDIAAGTLGAVRFQVIGKVDGVPRVVLEHVTRTDAAEHDDWERPPAGTDGCYRVRITGEPMMQVDFLHHGEHGDHNVSGMITTAQRIVNALPAVVAAEPGIVRAVDLPLVTGRGLVTGAGR
- a CDS encoding NADH:flavin oxidoreductase, which codes for MTAPDVFAPATLGPVRLRNRTVKAATFEGRTPQGQVTDELIDYHLAPVRGGVALTTVAYLAVAPEGRTHREVIVVGEDTLAGLARLADAVHAEGAAIAGQVGHAGPVANGRSNGVRAIAASGMPSPLSMQMIRSATEADLTRVTRAYVAAARTLIRAGFDVLELHMAHSYLISSFLAPGLNRRGDRWGGSLENRARLARQVARAVRDEVGDEVAVTAKVSTSDGFKGGVTTEAGLEVTRLLEADGNLDALQLSGGSSLMNPMYLFRGGTPVAEFAAAMPLPVRLGMRTPVGRSFMKSYEFHEGYFRDKALRFREALSMPLMFLGGVNRLETMQQAMADGFEYVALGRALLREPDLLARMQAGRAVEGVCIHCNRCMPTIYADGGTRCPVALELTASPA
- a CDS encoding DUF4383 domain-containing protein — translated: MDATHTGPAGPSKAVPFLRTAALVYGAVFLLVGIAGFIPGITTNYDQLEIAGHESHAKLLGVFQVSVLHNVVHLLFGVVGLAVARKATASAAYLAGGGLVYLLLWVYGLAIGHGSDANFVPLNNADNWLHLVLALTMLGLGFVGYRALRGPVGGQYPA
- a CDS encoding putative protein N(5)-glutamine methyltransferase; translation: MTTASTVVARLRAAGCVFAEEEAELLVGQAADATDLDRLVAARVAGLPLEQVLGWAEFAGLRVVVEPGVFVPRRRTTLLVRLALDRLARRAAGAVVVDLCCGSGAVAAAVRAARPDADVHAADLDPAAVACARRNLPPATVHEGDLFDALPRHLLGRVDVLVANAPYVPTGDVALMPPEARDHEHRVALDGGGDGLDVQRRVAAGATPWLAPGATVLVETGRHQAERSAALLRAAGLRTEIVLDDEVGGCAVLGR
- a CDS encoding kynureninase; amino-acid sequence: MSARPTSAELDARDPLAAYRSRFVGAEDPSVVAYLDGNSLGRPVATVAGRLAEFVEGAWGDRLIRSWDESWMDEPTRVGDRLGRVVLGAGPGQVVVGDSTSVLLYKLLRAAVDARPGRREVVVDRDNFPTDRYLVEGVAAECGLEVRWVEAHPDAGVTADDLVPALGPRTALVLLSHVAFRSGHVADGAALTTLVHDAGALVVWDLSHSAGSVEVELDAWGADLAVGCTYKYLNGGPGSPAFAYVRADLVPEVQQPLWGWMGHADPFAMGPGYEPAPGIRRMLTGTPPVLAMQPLQAMLDLVEEAGMPAVRAKAMALTEHAVALADERLATYGVRLASPRDPAGRGAHVMLEHPAFREVTALLWQRGVVPDFRPPSGLRVGLSPLSTSFVEVERGIDAVATALGELTA